The Spiroplasma litorale nucleotide sequence GCATTTGATCTTCTGCATGAACAAAAAGTAATTTAAAGGGATGATCAATTCCATTTGCCTCTTGTGAAATTACCTCCATATGTTCTTGTTCAGCTTCTATCATCAAATTTTCAGCATCTTCAATTAGTTTTTCTGCAATGTCAAATTTAAAATTTTCAGCTTCATCAATTGCAATAATTGCATTTGATTTTGCTTCTCCTACTAAAGAAATAATATTCATACTTATTTCTTCTCAATTAATTTGTTTCATTATTCTATTGTTCCTCTTCTTTTTTTATCATAATTTTCAAGTCATTCTTTAGAAGGTTTTTCAATTTGCAAAGAAGTAAGTTCAGAATTTGGTTTTGCGATATATATTTCAACATCTTCATTTTGATTACCCACTACAAATGAAAATTCACAATTTGTACCCACTCCTCAATTGCCATCCTTATCCAATGCAACAATTGATATTGCTCCACAATAACCTAATTTTAAGTTTAATAAATCATTAAATTCTTTAACTACTTGCTGAGGCGCATCTTTAACTGATATACCATTTTTTAATTTTTCAACAACTTGAAAAGATAAACAACCTTTAAGTATATCTTCACCTAATCCGGTTGCAGTTGCTCCTCCAATTGAAGACACACAATAAAAACCGCTTCCTGCAATTGGTGAATCACCAACTCTACCTGGTTTTTTCATAAACAAACCGCTTGTAGATGTAGCTGCAAACATGTTATTTGCAACATCTAATGAAACCATCCCAACTGTATCATGACCATCATATGGAGATAGCTGTGGATTTTCTTTCAACTTTTTAATTTTTAATTCATAATGTTGAATTGCACGTTCACTTAACATATCTTTAATTTCAAATCCATTTTTTTTAGCATATTCTTCTGCGCCTTTACCTACTAAAAATGAATTAAATTTTGAATACGACAATTCTCTTGCAAGCTTTATTGGGTTTTTAACATTTTTTACACCTGCTATTGCACCAACTTGAAAAGTATTACCATTCATAAAACCCGCGTCTAATTCAACATCACATTCTTCATTAGGTAATCCACCATATCCAACTGACTTATAATATGGAAAATCTTCAATGTAAGATATAGCATTAACAATTGCATTTCCTTTTGGGTCAGGTTTTTTAAGCAAATTTATATTTTCTTTTATTGACTCAAAAGACATTCTTCAAGTTCCAATAAATGCATATTTCATATACTATTCCTCAATTTTTATTTTTTCTATTTCTTTGCCTTTATCCATAATTTTATATTCTGAAACATTATTTGCTTTGGCAATTTTTATTACCATTGATTTCATTTTTTCATCATTCAATGCAGTTGCAACTGTTTTTCCATTTATTCTAATTTTATAACCACCATATTCAACAACATCAACTGTTATTGTTTTATCAGCCTTAGAAATAATTTTAATATTTTCTTCTAGTTTTAAAATTGAAGCTTGTTCTTTTTTAAACATTCTTTGTTCGTGAATGACTTTTATTCTTTCATCATTTGGTAGATTTTTAATTCTTAGTTTTTCTTGTTTATTATCTAATCTAAGTTTTTTTCTTAATTCTTTTTTTTCTATTGCTTGTTCTTTTGCAATTTTGTTATCATTTGCAACAGCTGCAATAGCTTCTTTTTTTGTCATTCCTTGATCGATATATGCTTTTAAGTTTAAATTATAGTGATATTTATTTGCAATTAATACAAAAGGAATATATCAAACAAATGCAATTGCTAAACAGAACCACGATAACAACAATGCACGCCAATCCAATCCGGTTGATAATAATGCCCCTATTCCTGGAGGCAGGGTTCAAGGAACCATTATATATGATTTATTTACTCAACCAAGTGGTCCCACAAATATTCAAGCAACAAATGTTGTTAAGGGCATTGCAATCATTGCTGCAATACCATAAACTGGGTGCAACATAATTGGAATACCAAATGTAACCGGTTCATTAATTGAAAACACTGCTGGAACTGCGGCTAATTTAGCAACATCTTTTTGTTCTCTAACTCTACCAAATATTGCAATTGCAATTAATAAAGCACCTGTGTGTCCTCAACCAGTTGTTTGAGAATAACTTTCAATAAATTGAATATTTACAACACCTAAAGCATTACTTGCATTCGCTGCATTATATCCAAATTCAGAGACTGCTTGTGCATTTTGAACAAACATTTGTAGTAAAAATGGATAAAATGCTCCATTTACAACTGATGAACCATTTAGGCCAAAGAACCAAAAAAATCCAACAAGAAATTGATATAACATACCAAATCCTAAACCTACATTGTTTCCTGAAATGATTGCCATAAAAGGTGCAGAAACCGCTTTATAAAATAAACCTACTATACCATAAGCTCCACCTTCTAAGACTAAATTACCAGAAGTACTATTGATATCTCAATTTGTATATTTACCTATTGATCAAGCACCTGTATTTATAGTTGAAACAATTATAAGAGTTAATGCAACTGGAACTAATAATGAAAATCCAGTTGCCACCATTGGTGGTACAGATTTTGGCATCTTAATAAGCAATTTTTTATTATTTGCAAAAAATCTGTATAATTCTATAACTAAAAAGGTTTGAATTATTGCTGCAAGCATTCCTTTTGAATCATAAAAATAATTAAAATATTTTCCTGAACTTGCAAATGTTGCTGCTGTAATTAAAAACAATACTAGATTAAATACAGCTACAAACATTGGTTCTTTTAATCCACGTTTTTCTGCATATATAAACCCAAGCATAACTGCAGCCATTAATGAAAAAGTCCCCATACTATAATCAAAAATAGTTTGAAATATTTTTTCACCAATTTCATTCGCTACTGCTCAAGAACCATTAAGTTGTCAAGATTCTGCTAATGTTGTTTCATTAATAACAACAGTAACATTATTTGTTGCCTTAGCTAACAATCCTAAAAGTGATGTTTCAAGATTTCCTCCTGCACCAAATATTAATATTCCTAAAAGAAACGATATAGATCCTCCAATTATTATTGGAGTTAATATACCAAATGCATCACGAATTGCAGTCAAATGTTTTTGACTTGCAAGTTTTGTCATTGCTGGCATTAATTTTTCATTAAATCAATATTTAACGCCTTTTTCTTCAGGATTTACTTCACGAGTTTTTTTACCCATAAAAACACCTCCTATTTATTTGAGAGATAATTAATTATTCCTTTTACCATTGAGCCACTTGACCTATTATCAATGACCGCTGTACCAGCTATATCAAGATGTAAAAAATCTACTTTTGGTAAAATGAATTCTTTTAAAAAAGCTGCTGCTTGTGCTGAACTACCATGTTTTGATTTTATTGGACTGTTAGTTAAATCTGCTAATTCTGCACTTTTAATTTGTTTTATATTTTCTCTGTGAATTGGTAAAATTCAAACTTCATCACCAACTTCATCTGAATTTATTTTGAATGTTTTAGCTAAGTCATAATTATTTGTAAATAATCCTGTCATATATTTTCCAAGTGATATAGTGATTGATCCAGTCAAAGTTGCAATGGTAATTACTTCTTTACATTTATACTTATTTTGAGCAAAGCTAATTGAGTCAGCTAATACAAGTCTACCCTCTGCATCTGGGTTATCAATTTGAATTGTTTTACCTGAGTAAGATTTAATAACTTGACTTGGTAAAATCGCATTTCTACCTATTGAGTTTTCACATAAAGGAACAAAAACAACTAAATTTATTTTCAATTTCTTATATGCAACATATTTTATAACTGATGTTGCAACAGCACCACCACATTTATCCAATCTCATTGTTCTCATAGAATCACTT carries:
- a CDS encoding PTS lactose/cellobiose transporter subunit IIA, which produces MKQINWEEISMNIISLVGEAKSNAIIAIDEAENFKFDIAEKLIEDAENLMIEAEQEHMEVISQEANGIDHPFKLLFVHAEDQMLSTQTLIIMAKKFIKVYKLISKK
- a CDS encoding PTS sugar transporter subunit IIC; translation: MGKKTREVNPEEKGVKYWFNEKLMPAMTKLASQKHLTAIRDAFGILTPIIIGGSISFLLGILIFGAGGNLETSLLGLLAKATNNVTVVINETTLAESWQLNGSWAVANEIGEKIFQTIFDYSMGTFSLMAAVMLGFIYAEKRGLKEPMFVAVFNLVLFLITAATFASSGKYFNYFYDSKGMLAAIIQTFLVIELYRFFANNKKLLIKMPKSVPPMVATGFSLLVPVALTLIIVSTINTGAWSIGKYTNWDINSTSGNLVLEGGAYGIVGLFYKAVSAPFMAIISGNNVGLGFGMLYQFLVGFFWFFGLNGSSVVNGAFYPFLLQMFVQNAQAVSEFGYNAANASNALGVVNIQFIESYSQTTGWGHTGALLIAIAIFGRVREQKDVAKLAAVPAVFSINEPVTFGIPIMLHPVYGIAAMIAMPLTTFVAWIFVGPLGWVNKSYIMVPWTLPPGIGALLSTGLDWRALLLSWFCLAIAFVWYIPFVLIANKYHYNLNLKAYIDQGMTKKEAIAAVANDNKIAKEQAIEKKELRKKLRLDNKQEKLRIKNLPNDERIKVIHEQRMFKKEQASILKLEENIKIISKADKTITVDVVEYGGYKIRINGKTVATALNDEKMKSMVIKIAKANNVSEYKIMDKGKEIEKIKIEE
- a CDS encoding N(4)-(beta-N-acetylglucosaminyl)-L-asparaginase, translated to MKYAFIGTWRMSFESIKENINLLKKPDPKGNAIVNAISYIEDFPYYKSVGYGGLPNEECDVELDAGFMNGNTFQVGAIAGVKNVKNPIKLARELSYSKFNSFLVGKGAEEYAKKNGFEIKDMLSERAIQHYELKIKKLKENPQLSPYDGHDTVGMVSLDVANNMFAATSTSGLFMKKPGRVGDSPIAGSGFYCVSSIGGATATGLGEDILKGCLSFQVVEKLKNGISVKDAPQQVVKEFNDLLNLKLGYCGAISIVALDKDGNWGVGTNCEFSFVVGNQNEDVEIYIAKPNSELTSLQIEKPSKEWLENYDKKRRGTIE